GCAGCACGGTTAACAACAGCTCTAAACTCAGGTTGCCAGTAGGCGGTCATGATCACATGCACATTAGCGGCAATCACGTAACACGACTGGCGATGCATTGCCCATTGTTGGATGCGATCGCAGGCATCATCGTAACTGGTAGCATCCACTCGACTGCCCAAAATTAGCCGATGGTCTAGATGTTTCAGCATGATTAGGGGAGCAATGGTAGCAGCATTGGTCTGTGCAAGGGTTAACTGTCCCGACCCAGCAAACTCGCTAACAGCGCTTTTTGAGCATGGAGGCGGTTTTCCGCTTGATCCCACACTTTGGATTGGCTACCTTCTAGCACAGCGTTGGTAATCTCTTCTTCTCGATGGGCTGGTAAACAGTGCAATACGATCGCAGTGGGATCAGCCGCCGCTAATAGTGCTTCATTAACCTGATAGGGTTGAAAAACAGGGATGCGGGTTGAAGCCAAGTCTTCTTGCCCCATGCTCGCCCAGACATCTGTATAGAGAACTTGTGCCCCCTGAACAGCAGCGATCGCATCCTGAGTAACCACAACTTCCGTGCGATCGCCAGCAATATCCCTAGCTTTTGCCACGATAGTTGGATGGGGTTGATAGTCTAGGGGGGTAGCAATACGGATATTCATGCCCACGAGGGCACATCCCAGCAGCAGGGAATGAGCAACATTATTGCCATCCCCTAGGTAGGTGAGGGTCAGGCCAGAAAAGGAACCGAAAGTTTCTTGAATCGTCAGCAAATCTGCCAGAATTTGACAGGGATGCTCTAGGTCGCTAAGGGCATTGATAACCGGGATGCGAGCATAGTCAGCAACAGTTTGCAAATCGGCCTGCTCGAAGGTGCGAATGGCTAGGATGTCTAGGTAGCGATCAAGGACGCGGGCAGTGTCGCTGAGGGGTTCACCCCTCCCTACTTGGGTGACACTAGGGTTGAGGTCTAACACTTGGCCACCTAGTTGATACATGGCAACCGAGAAGCTAACACGGGTGCGGGTCGAAGCTTTGTAGAACAGCAACCCTAAGACCTTACGGCATTGCCACTGACAGTCGCCCGCCTTCATATGGGCAGCCAATGTCAGCAGTGCCTGTATATCAGCCGTGCTCAAATCTGCCATACTGAGCACGTCTCGCCCCTTCAAGCCATCTAGAATTGCCTCGTGATCCATGACTAAACACTCATATGGAGTATCTCCAAATGCTACATCGTTTCTGGCTGTAACTGGCAGATTTTGGTCACAATTACTGGTTTGCTTGCTATAACTGTTCAAGAGTGGGAATGCGGGTAATTCCATGGCTAGTGACGATCAACGATCGACAGCAGTATTTGGGACTGCACTGGCGAGCTTAAGTGCCTTAGCCATAGTCACCATTGGCCTAGTGGGAGGAGCATCACGGCTCCATGCTCCCGTCCTCAATCAGCAATCGTCTTCAATAACCCTAGACCCTGCCTTAGCTAGCATCATCAGCTTGCCCCCCGATCAGCGCATTGCTCAACTTGATGCCCTAAGTCGTGAGCCACAGGCAGCAGATCAACACCGTGCTCGTTATTTGCTAGCCACCGACCTACTTCAGCAGGGGAAGGGGGCAGCAGCGATCGCCCAACTAGCTGACCTAGAGACCCAGTATCCACTCATGGCTCCCTACATTCTGCGGCAGCGGGCCAAGGCTTATGAGCTGGATGGCAAAACCAAACAAGCTCAGCAGGTGTGGCAAACTCTGCTTAAACGCTATCCCCAAGATCCGGTCAGTGCCGAGGCATTAGTTGCCTTGGGAAAAACGGATGCACGCTATTGGGAGCAGGCGATCGCCCAGTTTCCATCCCATCCTCGTACTCTAGAGGCAGTGCGGACATTGCTTCAGCGCAAGTCCAAAGTCCCAGAGCGGCTGTTGCACTTGGTGCGCCATGGCTTCTATGCTCCTGGCATCGTATCAGTGGCAGACAAGCTAGTGGGGATGCAGCGTCAAATTGCCCTAAAACCAGAGGATTGGGAGGCGATCGCCTTTGCCTATTGGGAAAATCAAGCCTATGGCAAGGCAGGGCAAGCTTACGCTAAGGCACCCAAAACGGCTCGTAATGCCTATCGAGCAGCTAGAGGACTGCAACTGGCAGAAGAGACCACTAAAGCTATCAATGCCTACGAAGCCCTAGTAGCAGCATTTCCAGATAGTCCAGAAACGGCCCTAGGCCTATTGCGACTGGCTAGGCTACAACGCCAAAATCCCCCCGTAGCGATCGCCTACCTAGATACGATCGTGAGTCGGTTTCCCGATCGCGCAGCAGAGGCACTGCTGTTAAAGGCCGACATCCTAGAAACAACCAAGAATGGCAGAGCGGCGGTGCAAACTCGGCAGCGCATTCTTGATCAGTATCCATCCTCAAAGGCAGCGGCGGAAATTCGCTGGCAAGAGGCGCGAAAACAGGCCAAGGCTGGGAATTTGAAGACTGCTATCCTATGGGCAGAGGTGATCGCCGTCAATAGCCCCACTAGTGAGCTGGCCCCAGAAGCTGCCTACTGGACAGGCAAGTGGAAAACGGCACTAGGGGATCACCGTCAAGCCAAGCAGCAGTTTGAACGCGTGTTGAGCCAATACCCAGAGTCCTACTTTGCTTGGCGATCGGCTTCCATGCTGGGCTATAACGTAGGCGACTTTACCACTGTGCGCCGACTTGTGCCCCATATTGTGGTACCCGTGGGTCGATCGCCCTTGGCAGCAGGTTCTACCCTATTGCAGGAACTGTATCAACTCGGTCAAAGTTGGGATGCCTGGGCACGCTGGCAGGTGGAATTTCAAACACCACAGTCCCCTACTGTTGCCCAACAGTTCACCGACGGTGTCTTACGGCTTGGTGTTGGCGACTATCTGGATGGCATTTTCATGGTGTCCAGTTTGCGCGATCGGGAACCTCAACAAGACCAAGCCGACTATCAAGCTCTGCGTCAGCAAACAGCCTACTGGCATGCCCTTTATCCTTGGCCTTATTTGGACTTGATCATAGCTTGGTCGCAGCAGCGGCAACTGAATCCTCTGCTGGTGTTGGCACTCATGCGGCAAGAATCACGATTTGAGCCAGCGATCGTATCCGTTGCCGGGGCTACGGGGCTAATGCAGGTTATGCCCGATACTGGAGCTTGGATCGCTGAGAAAAGCGGCCTCAAGCAGCCCTATCGCCTAGACAACCCCGCAGACAACATCATGCTGGGCACCTGGTATCTGGACTATACCCACCAGGAATATGGTGATAACTCTATGCTGGCGGTGGCAAGCTACAATGCTGGCCCCGGCAATGTGGCAGACTGGCTCGATCGCTTCGGTCTGGCTGACCCAGACAACTTTGTAGAGCAGATCCCCTTTGATGAAACCAGAGGCTACGTCACTGCTGTGTTTGAAAACTACTGGAACTACCTACGGCTCTACAACCCTGATGTGATGGCCCTGATGAAACGATACGGTCATTAGTATCAGCGTATTCACACACTGTTCAACATCCAGGAGCGATCCATGACCATCGCCACCAACCGACCCATGACCCTAGAGGAGTATCTGAGCTATGACGACGGCACCGACAGACGCTATGAGTTGGTGGATGGAGTGTTAGTGGACGTGGGGGCTGAGCGTCCACTTAATATTGACATTGCCATGTTTCTCATTGTGATGTTTGCACAACTCATTCCCATTCGGCTAATTCATCGAGGGACAGAGTTGGTCGTTCCTGGTGCTGGTGCCAGTACTCGTTACCCAGATTTAGTAGTTCTTTCAGAAGCCTGTGCCGCTGCCTTGGCTGGCAAGCCTCGATCGTTGATTACGTTGGAAATGCCTGCTCCAGCACTAGTCGTCGAAGTGGTTTCGCCAGGTAACCCAGGAGAGCAAAACTACGATCGAGACTACATCGAAAAGCGGCGAGAATACGCCCTGCGCGGCATTCCTGAGTACTGGATTATCGACCCCGATCGTCAGGTTGTCCTCGTGTTGACCCTAACGGGACAGACCTATCAAGACCAACGGTTTATGGGCAACGCAGCGATCGTCTCTCCCACCTTTCCCCAGTTCCAGGCAACGGCAGAGCAAATCCTAAAGGCCGGGCAAACCAGTTGAGGGCCATTCCCTAAGAGTTTTGACATTAGCGGGGACACTGGTTGACCTGTTATCGACCTAGCACCTTAACGATGTCCTACGTAAGACTTGATATTTACGCCCAAACAGCATCTTAAAATGGGAGATGTCAACACTAGATTCCCTGAGTTCCTGCTGATGGAAAACTTTTCATAACCATAGGGACGATCGTTGATAGCATCTGTTGCCGTTATCCACCAACTTTTGCCGTTGTACCGCAATCTGCTGGCAATCATTGTCTAGCTATTTACCCTTGAACGTTTACTACTACTCATTACCGATACTCCAATGCTTCAACGCACTACTCTCACTGGACTCCGCGCTGATCATTTTCGGCATCCTCTTGATCTACAGGCCACTCAGTCACTGCGTCAAATTCCTGGTCTAGACTTCCTGATTAGAAACTTGCTTGGTTCCCTAGCAGAGCAAGTCTTCTATCTAGAAAACATAGCCTCTAGCATCTTAGTAGGTACACAACAACTTCCCCATCTGCATAACTTGTTGCTGGAAGCTTGCCAAATTCTGGACATGGAAGTACCGCAACTCTATGTGCGCCAACATCCAGTTCCCAACGCCTATACTTTTGCCATGCGCGGCAAACAACCATTTATTGTAGTGCACACATCGCTACTAGATCTGCTGACCGATGAGGAAGTGCAGGCTGTTATTGCCCATGAGTTGGGTCATTTGAAGTGCGACCATAGTGTTTACCTAACTCCGTTGAATTTGGCAATCCTAGCCACATCCCAAATCCCAGCAGTTGGAGTTGTGTTGGCTCAAGCCATTCAAGCACAACTGCTTACTTGGTTACGTTGTGCTGAGTTCACCTGCGATCGCGCTGCATTGCTGGTCACTCAGGATCCAACAGTCGTAGCATCCTTACTTATGAAATTGACGGGTGGCTCGCCAACACTTGCCTCTAAGCTGAATCTCGATGCCTTTATGCAGCAAGCCCGCATCTATGAAGAAATGGACAACACTGAATTGGGAGCCATGCTGAAACAGATTCAATCGGCGCAGCTAACGCATCCTGTGCCTGTATTACGCGCTAAGGAAGTTGATCGTTGGGCTAACAGTCCGGCCTACCAATCATTGTTACAGCAGCGACCAATTGAGTATAATGATGAAGCTAAATTAATGGGCGGATGGCGGAATTGGTAGACGCACCACACTCAAAATGTGGCGGCCCTAGGGGTCATGAGAGTTCGAGTCTCTCCCCGCCCATACCGTGGTTGAATGTATGCACATTGCTAGCTGGAACGTCAACTCTGTACGGACACGGCTTGATCAAGTCATTCACTGGCTGACAACTAACTCTATTGATCTCTTGTGCCTCCAAGAGACGAAGGTGATTGATGACGATTTTCCTCGTCAACGGTTTGAAGAGCTTGGTTATCATTGCTATGTATCGGGGCAAAAATCCTATAATGGCGTGGCTTTACTGAGCAATAGTCCTATCACTGATACGCAGTCTGGGTTTGCCTCTCTCTTGGGGGAAGCCGTGAGAGAGTGGGATGTTCAAAAGCGTGTTATTCAAGGAACGTTCCGGGGCATTCAGGTGTTAAATCTTTACGTGCCCAATGGGTCAGAAGTTGGCAGCGACAAATATCGTTATAAGCTGGAGTGGTTAGCGCAACTCCGCACCTACGTGCAGATGCTCTTGCAGTCTGCAAAGGCTAAATCTCTGCCTGTCTTGATGTGTGGCGATTTTAACATTGCCTTAGAAGACCGGGATATCTATGATCCCACCGGTCGAGAAACCCACATCATGGCCTCGGATGCAGAGCGATCGGCACTGCAAGCTGTGCTAGATCTAGGATTTCAGGATGTGTTTCGGAAATTTACCACTGAGGGAGGACATTTTAGTTGGTGGGATTATCGCACAGGAGCCTTTCGGAGAAACCACGGTTGGCGGATTGATCACATCTACCTTACCCCTGAGTTGTACGATCGAGCCGTTGCCTGCACCATTGACAAAACACCTAGAACACAAGAAAAGCCTAGTGATCACGCCCCAGTGATTGTTGAACTAGCTCTGTAAACCTGAGTACAGCATCCATGACCCATTCCTCTCCTACAGTTCACATTCCCAGTTGTGCTTGGTCACGGGCGATCGGATTAGGCTGGCAAACTCCTTATACCGTTCGCTATGCCAGTAACCTCGATGATGGCCCTTGGCATGGAATGCCACTAGGTGGTTTTGGAGCAGGTTGCATTGGGCGTTCCCACCGAGGCGATTTTAACCTCTGGCATCTCGATGGTGGCGAGCATGTCTTTCAGTCGATGCCAGCTTGTCAATTCAGCATCTTTGAGCAAGTTGGGGATCAACCACCCCAAGCCTATGCCCTCTGCACTGAGCCGCCTGCCAATGGTAGCTTATCAAGCTGGCAGTGGTATCCAACCCAGGCTGGAACCTACTACGCCCTCTATCCGCGCAGTTGGTTTGTCTACGATGGCGTGTTTACCGCAGCCCTCACCTGTGAACAGTTCTCACCCATCTGGGCTGAAAATTACCAAGAGAGCAGCTATCCTGTTGCCATTATGGAGTGGACAGCCCATAACCCCACCGATCAACCTATTACCCTCAGTATTCTCCTAAGCTGGCAAAACATGGTGGGCTGGTTTACCAACGCTCTCAAATCCCCTGAAGTTAAGGTCAGGGATGACGGCAGTCCTGTTTACGAGTATCAACCACAGTTAGGAAAAAGTGCTGGTAATGTCAACCGTTGGATTGTTGACAACAATCGAGTCGGCTGTCTCATGGAACGCCTAAAACCAGATGCCGATGAGTTAACCCTCCCCAGCGAGGGAGATGGTCAGTGGGCGATCGCCACCTTTGCCCCGCCTTATACGACTGAAATCTTTTACCACACCCGCTGGAACGCCCTAGGAGATGGTGCAGAGATATGGGAGTCCTTTAGTCGCGACGGCTCATTACCTGACTACGAGGATGAAACCCCAGCCACGGATGGGGAATACGCTGGCTGTGCGATCGCCCTGCGCTTTACCCTAGAACCTGGAAAGACCCGCCAAGTTCCCTTCATCATTGCTTGGGATTTGCCCGTGACCGAGTTTGCAGCCGGAATCATAGATTATCGGCGATACACTGACTTCTTTGGACGCAATGGTGCCAATGTCTGGTCGATTGTGCGCACAGCGCTTAAGCACTACAAAACATGGCAGGAACAAATTCGCCAATGGCAGCAGCCCATTCTGGCCCGACCAGACTTGCCAGATTGGTTCAAAATGGCTCTCTTTAATGAACTGTACGACTTAACCGCTGGAGGCACCCTATGGAGCGCGGCTGACGAAAACAACCCTGTTGGTCGCTTTGCTGTGTTGGAATGTATCGACTACCGCTGGTATGAAAGCCTAGACGTGCGGCTTTATGGATCCTTTGGCCTCCTAATGCTGTTCCCTAAACTAGAAAAAGCCGTGATGCGTGCCTTTGCCCAGGCAATTCCCATCCAGGACGATCGCACGCGCAAGATTGGCTACTATGTAACGATCGGTGCCGAAAGTCCCCAAGCAATTCGCAAATTAGCTGGAGCCACCCCCCATGATTTAGGTGCTCCCAACGAACACCCCTGGGTCAAGACCAACTACACCAGTTACCAAGATTGCAATTTGTGGAAAGACCTACCCTGCGACTTCGTGTTGCTAGTCTATCGAGACTACTTGCTAACGGGTGCGACCGATGTGGAATTTTTGGCCGACTGCTGGGCAGCGATCGTCCAAACCCTAACCTATCTCAAAACCTTTGACCACGATCAAGATGGCATTCCCGAAAACTCTGGCGCTCCTGACCAAACCTTTGACGATTGGCGTTTACAGGGCATTAGTGCCTACTGTGGTGGGCTGTGGATTGCGGCCCTAGAAGCTGCGATTGCCATTGGCAACATTTTGGACGCTGCAAACCTGCTTAGCCCTACAGCATCCCCAGAGCCTAGCAACCCAAAACCCCAGCAACTATTTCAGACTTGGCTAGATCAGGCTCGTCCGCTTTATCACCAAACCCTCTGGAATGGACAATACTATCGCCTAGATAGTGGTAGTGGCTCTAACGTAGTCATGGCCGACCAACTCTGTGGTCAATTCTATGCGCGTCTGCTTGCCCTGCCTGACATTGTGCCGCCAGATTGCGCTGAAATTGCTCTACGAACAGTGTACGATGCCTGCTTTGTGAAATTTAACAATCAGCTACAAGCCCTAGCAACTGCTCCCCAAGACATTTCCCTGACTCCCAATTCAGCGCGATCGTTTCAAGCAAACCCTCCCTCGACCACGCTCTCGCCCCCAAAATCTTTGCAGATTGGCGCTGCTAATGGTGTTTGTCCTGATGGTTCCCCCGAAAATCCCAACGCTACCCATCCTCTAGAAGTATGGACTGGCATCAACTTTGGCCTTGCCGCCTTCTTGGTACAAATGGGAATGCGTGATGAAGCCCTGCAAATGACCAAGGCAGTAGTAGACCAGATTTACGAACATGGATTGCAGTTTCGTACACCAGAAGCAATTACCCCTGTAGGCACATTTCGAGCCAGCCACTACCTGCGGGCAATGGCAATTTGGGCGGTCTATGGAGTGCTCACTCAAGCATATGACAGTGACAACCCAACTGACTAGGAAAACGTAGTCGCCTCAACTATGGTCGTTTCGATCAAAAACTAACTAGTTAGGACAACTAGTTAGGAGAAATCGTTTAATCGTTTACCAGTAAGGCCCCCTGTAAGGATAAAGTCTTCACTACTAACGTCCCGACCAGATTACGTATGTATTGCCGTAGGTCTCCACTGGCAACACCTTAGCCAGTCCATACATCCACATACGTGGAATGAACCAGTTACACTCCACCAGTGTTGCTAAACAGGAGTATGATTCTCTGCGCTTGAGCTACTCACAGCCCTCATCCCAGTTCTCTCCTTTGGAGGAGAGCAAACAAAAGTTCTAACCTTCCTCTTCCTGGGGAGAAGGATTGGGGATGAGGGCAATTCATGGCTGCGTTCAGCAGCGCCACACTCTATCTACAATTGAGCAATAGAACTGATTGATAAACAACAGTGGAACTATTACCGACTGGGCAACATCGCTATTGGATTCACAGCCCCTTGACCACGAGGGTGAATCTCAAAGTGAAGGTGGGGACCAGTACTATAGCCAGTGCTGCCCATTTCAGCAATTTGCTGACCTTGAGATACCTGTTGGCCAACCTGAACTAAGATCCGGCTATTGTGGGCATATAGCGTCAAGCTACCATCAGGATGTTGAATTTCAACCAAGTTGCCGTAGCCCCCTGAGTTCCAGCCAGCAGTTACTACAACTCCAGGAGCAGCAGCGATGATAGGAGTACCGATCGGGCCAGCAATATCAATGCCACGGTGCATCCTGCCCCAGCGCCAACCATACCCAGACGTCAAAACACCACGCGCTGGCCAAATGTAGCCATTGAATTCCTGGCCAGGAAGATACTTATCAGCACTCCCTAGTGGTGGCAGTTCTGGTGAAACAGTCTGACCTACCAATGG
The sequence above is drawn from the Cyanobacteriota bacterium genome and encodes:
- a CDS encoding transglycosylase SLT domain-containing protein, whose amino-acid sequence is MASDDQRSTAVFGTALASLSALAIVTIGLVGGASRLHAPVLNQQSSSITLDPALASIISLPPDQRIAQLDALSREPQAADQHRARYLLATDLLQQGKGAAAIAQLADLETQYPLMAPYILRQRAKAYELDGKTKQAQQVWQTLLKRYPQDPVSAEALVALGKTDARYWEQAIAQFPSHPRTLEAVRTLLQRKSKVPERLLHLVRHGFYAPGIVSVADKLVGMQRQIALKPEDWEAIAFAYWENQAYGKAGQAYAKAPKTARNAYRAARGLQLAEETTKAINAYEALVAAFPDSPETALGLLRLARLQRQNPPVAIAYLDTIVSRFPDRAAEALLLKADILETTKNGRAAVQTRQRILDQYPSSKAAAEIRWQEARKQAKAGNLKTAILWAEVIAVNSPTSELAPEAAYWTGKWKTALGDHRQAKQQFERVLSQYPESYFAWRSASMLGYNVGDFTTVRRLVPHIVVPVGRSPLAAGSTLLQELYQLGQSWDAWARWQVEFQTPQSPTVAQQFTDGVLRLGVGDYLDGIFMVSSLRDREPQQDQADYQALRQQTAYWHALYPWPYLDLIIAWSQQRQLNPLLVLALMRQESRFEPAIVSVAGATGLMQVMPDTGAWIAEKSGLKQPYRLDNPADNIMLGTWYLDYTHQEYGDNSMLAVASYNAGPGNVADWLDRFGLADPDNFVEQIPFDETRGYVTAVFENYWNYLRLYNPDVMALMKRYGH
- a CDS encoding Uma2 family endonuclease, whose amino-acid sequence is MTIATNRPMTLEEYLSYDDGTDRRYELVDGVLVDVGAERPLNIDIAMFLIVMFAQLIPIRLIHRGTELVVPGAGASTRYPDLVVLSEACAAALAGKPRSLITLEMPAPALVVEVVSPGNPGEQNYDRDYIEKRREYALRGIPEYWIIDPDRQVVLVLTLTGQTYQDQRFMGNAAIVSPTFPQFQATAEQILKAGQTS
- the xth gene encoding exodeoxyribonuclease III yields the protein MHIASWNVNSVRTRLDQVIHWLTTNSIDLLCLQETKVIDDDFPRQRFEELGYHCYVSGQKSYNGVALLSNSPITDTQSGFASLLGEAVREWDVQKRVIQGTFRGIQVLNLYVPNGSEVGSDKYRYKLEWLAQLRTYVQMLLQSAKAKSLPVLMCGDFNIALEDRDIYDPTGRETHIMASDAERSALQAVLDLGFQDVFRKFTTEGGHFSWWDYRTGAFRRNHGWRIDHIYLTPELYDRAVACTIDKTPRTQEKPSDHAPVIVELAL
- a CDS encoding M48 family metallopeptidase is translated as MLQRTTLTGLRADHFRHPLDLQATQSLRQIPGLDFLIRNLLGSLAEQVFYLENIASSILVGTQQLPHLHNLLLEACQILDMEVPQLYVRQHPVPNAYTFAMRGKQPFIVVHTSLLDLLTDEEVQAVIAHELGHLKCDHSVYLTPLNLAILATSQIPAVGVVLAQAIQAQLLTWLRCAEFTCDRAALLVTQDPTVVASLLMKLTGGSPTLASKLNLDAFMQQARIYEEMDNTELGAMLKQIQSAQLTHPVPVLRAKEVDRWANSPAYQSLLQQRPIEYNDEAKLMGGWRNW
- the argF gene encoding ornithine carbamoyltransferase, which gives rise to MDHEAILDGLKGRDVLSMADLSTADIQALLTLAAHMKAGDCQWQCRKVLGLLFYKASTRTRVSFSVAMYQLGGQVLDLNPSVTQVGRGEPLSDTARVLDRYLDILAIRTFEQADLQTVADYARIPVINALSDLEHPCQILADLLTIQETFGSFSGLTLTYLGDGNNVAHSLLLGCALVGMNIRIATPLDYQPHPTIVAKARDIAGDRTEVVVTQDAIAAVQGAQVLYTDVWASMGQEDLASTRIPVFQPYQVNEALLAAADPTAIVLHCLPAHREEEITNAVLEGSQSKVWDQAENRLHAQKALLASLLGRDS
- a CDS encoding GH116 family glycosyl hydrolase gives rise to the protein MTHSSPTVHIPSCAWSRAIGLGWQTPYTVRYASNLDDGPWHGMPLGGFGAGCIGRSHRGDFNLWHLDGGEHVFQSMPACQFSIFEQVGDQPPQAYALCTEPPANGSLSSWQWYPTQAGTYYALYPRSWFVYDGVFTAALTCEQFSPIWAENYQESSYPVAIMEWTAHNPTDQPITLSILLSWQNMVGWFTNALKSPEVKVRDDGSPVYEYQPQLGKSAGNVNRWIVDNNRVGCLMERLKPDADELTLPSEGDGQWAIATFAPPYTTEIFYHTRWNALGDGAEIWESFSRDGSLPDYEDETPATDGEYAGCAIALRFTLEPGKTRQVPFIIAWDLPVTEFAAGIIDYRRYTDFFGRNGANVWSIVRTALKHYKTWQEQIRQWQQPILARPDLPDWFKMALFNELYDLTAGGTLWSAADENNPVGRFAVLECIDYRWYESLDVRLYGSFGLLMLFPKLEKAVMRAFAQAIPIQDDRTRKIGYYVTIGAESPQAIRKLAGATPHDLGAPNEHPWVKTNYTSYQDCNLWKDLPCDFVLLVYRDYLLTGATDVEFLADCWAAIVQTLTYLKTFDHDQDGIPENSGAPDQTFDDWRLQGISAYCGGLWIAALEAAIAIGNILDAANLLSPTASPEPSNPKPQQLFQTWLDQARPLYHQTLWNGQYYRLDSGSGSNVVMADQLCGQFYARLLALPDIVPPDCAEIALRTVYDACFVKFNNQLQALATAPQDISLTPNSARSFQANPPSTTLSPPKSLQIGAANGVCPDGSPENPNATHPLEVWTGINFGLAAFLVQMGMRDEALQMTKAVVDQIYEHGLQFRTPEAITPVGTFRASHYLRAMAIWAVYGVLTQAYDSDNPTD